In one window of Halomarina pelagica DNA:
- a CDS encoding dihydrolipoyl dehydrogenase family protein, with the protein MADFDVLVIGGGTGNKVANAAADAGLETALIERGPIGGTCVNRGCNPSKTLIQRADLVESIRRAGEFGIDARIEGIDYGAIVREVTASVDGKSDRMERADRERDRLTLFREQARFVDDRTLEIDGREVTGEKVVVAAGARPVVPPIEGIDEVDYLTNREALRLETQPERLVVIGGGYIAAELGHFYGALGTHVTIVGRDDVLVGREDREVAETFTDLARRRHTVRTGYTATAVERTGDGITVHAERNDGGEEIEIEGDDLLVAAGRRPNTDLLDVEAAGIETDERGFVETNEYLETSAPNVWAQGDIAGNFQFKHAADHEAKYVVENALRGEQTPVDYTGMAHAIFTSPQIAATGLTEQELEERGRAYVVGRRAYDDTVMGRALKAEDGFVKVLADPDDGTVLGCHIVGPEASTLIHEVIVAITSGSGTVFDVTNAIHVHPALSKVVLEAFEDTDV; encoded by the coding sequence ATGGCTGACTTCGACGTACTCGTGATCGGCGGTGGAACCGGAAACAAGGTGGCGAACGCGGCGGCGGACGCGGGCCTCGAAACCGCACTGATAGAGCGCGGACCGATCGGCGGGACGTGCGTGAACCGCGGTTGTAATCCCTCGAAGACGCTCATTCAGCGTGCGGATCTCGTCGAGTCGATCCGGCGCGCCGGCGAGTTCGGGATCGACGCGCGGATCGAGGGGATCGACTACGGGGCGATCGTTCGGGAGGTGACCGCGTCGGTCGACGGGAAGTCGGACCGCATGGAACGCGCCGACCGCGAGCGCGACCGCCTGACGCTGTTCCGTGAGCAGGCGCGCTTCGTGGACGACCGGACCCTGGAGATCGACGGCCGGGAGGTGACCGGCGAGAAGGTGGTCGTGGCCGCCGGCGCGCGGCCGGTCGTCCCGCCGATCGAGGGGATCGACGAGGTGGACTACCTCACGAACCGGGAGGCGTTGCGGCTCGAGACGCAACCCGAGCGCCTCGTGGTCATCGGCGGCGGCTACATCGCCGCGGAACTCGGCCACTTCTACGGGGCGCTCGGCACGCACGTGACGATCGTCGGTCGGGACGACGTGCTCGTCGGGCGCGAGGACCGCGAGGTCGCCGAGACCTTCACCGACCTCGCGCGGCGACGGCACACCGTCCGCACCGGCTACACCGCGACGGCGGTCGAGCGAACCGGCGACGGGATCACCGTCCACGCCGAGCGGAACGACGGGGGCGAGGAGATCGAGATCGAGGGCGACGACCTGCTCGTCGCCGCGGGCCGCCGGCCGAACACCGACCTGCTCGACGTCGAAGCGGCCGGGATAGAGACGGACGAGCGGGGGTTCGTCGAGACGAACGAGTACCTGGAGACGAGCGCGCCGAACGTCTGGGCGCAGGGCGACATCGCCGGCAACTTCCAGTTCAAACACGCCGCCGACCACGAGGCGAAGTACGTCGTCGAGAACGCCCTCCGCGGCGAGCAGACCCCGGTGGACTACACGGGCATGGCGCACGCGATCTTCACCTCGCCGCAGATCGCCGCCACCGGATTGACCGAACAGGAACTCGAGGAGCGGGGGCGGGCGTACGTCGTCGGCCGACGGGCGTACGACGACACGGTGATGGGACGGGCGCTGAAGGCGGAGGACGGCTTCGTAAAGGTGCTCGCCGACCCCGACGACGGGACCGTCCTGGGCTGTCACATCGTCGGTCCCGAGGCGTCGACGCTGATCCACGAGGTGATCGTCGCGATCACGAGCGGTTCGGGCACGGTCTTTGACGTCACGAACGCCATCCACGTCCACCCGGCGCTGAGCAAGGTCGTCCTCGAAGCGTTCGAGGACACGGACGTGTGA
- a CDS encoding sulfurtransferase: MSDTEYARDVLVSADWLEEHLDDFRSDDPDYRLVEVNSPESPDTDFPSRYDQGHVPGAIGLQWDEDLSDRTQRDILTKGDFEALAGSRGIAPDSTVVFYGDGWIPNWFALFAYWEFKYYGHEDARVLDGGKDYWVNNDYPLTDEVPEFPEVEYRARGPFEGIRAYRDDVEMILDTGVPLVDVRSPEEFSGEVIAPPGLRETAQRGGHIPGAENVPVKENLDEDGTFKDRDDLESLYADHGVDGDESVVTYCRVGERSSIAWFALTELLGYDDVRNYDGSWTEWGSTVRTPIETGEPD; encoded by the coding sequence ATGAGTGACACCGAATACGCGAGAGACGTGCTCGTCTCCGCGGACTGGCTGGAGGAGCACCTCGACGACTTCCGGAGCGACGACCCCGACTATCGACTGGTCGAGGTGAACAGCCCCGAGTCGCCGGACACCGACTTCCCCTCGCGGTACGACCAGGGCCACGTTCCGGGGGCGATCGGCCTCCAGTGGGACGAGGACCTGTCCGATCGGACCCAGCGGGACATCCTGACCAAGGGCGACTTCGAGGCGTTGGCCGGAAGCCGCGGCATCGCACCGGACTCGACGGTGGTCTTCTACGGCGACGGCTGGATCCCGAACTGGTTCGCCCTGTTCGCCTACTGGGAGTTCAAGTACTACGGCCACGAGGACGCCCGCGTGCTCGACGGCGGGAAGGACTACTGGGTGAACAACGACTACCCGCTGACCGACGAGGTACCGGAGTTCCCCGAGGTCGAGTACCGCGCCAGGGGACCGTTCGAGGGGATCCGGGCGTACCGGGACGACGTCGAGATGATCCTCGATACGGGGGTCCCCCTCGTCGACGTGCGCTCGCCGGAGGAGTTCTCCGGCGAGGTGATCGCGCCGCCCGGCCTCAGGGAGACGGCCCAGCGCGGCGGTCACATCCCCGGCGCGGAGAACGTGCCGGTCAAGGAGAACCTCGACGAGGACGGGACCTTCAAGGACCGCGACGACCTCGAATCGCTCTACGCGGACCACGGCGTCGACGGCGACGAGTCGGTGGTGACCTACTGTCGCGTCGGCGAACGCTCCTCGATCGCCTGGTTCGCACTCACGGAGTTACTCGGCTACGACGACGTCAGGAACTACGACGGGTCGTGGACCGAGTGGGGGAGCACCGTCCGCACGCCCATCGAGACGGGGGAACCGGACTGA
- a CDS encoding lipopolysaccharide biosynthesis protein — protein MSIKTLVRALRRFVPSGDVTERAVKSGIWVALINVVDRALLLGMQVALLLLLSPTEIGLMGIAMLVLAGLKQFSHLGVDAALVQREESNVDAYLNTAWCLNIARGVALATVAYLLAPWAAAFFDAPQATAIIRFVALTPLLSGLVNPGVLYFQKGLEFHRQFGYTLSSTVVRVVVTLGYALVSPSVWALAVGFVAGQTALVFSSYLLHDYRPWPAFRVDAAREMLGYGKWIFGSSVVGFLHGQGDDAFVGWFLGASALGLYQPAYRFSNAPATEISQTLSQVTFPTFSKLQNDVAQLRTGFLRTIQLVAFASFPMAVGIALVTPSFVAFLGDEWLPMILPMQLLAVYGLLRSIRSPTTPLFRAVGRPDYQTKIKTLKLALIVAFIYPATAEWGLAGTALVIAANEFVTTPIAAYLSLRVVDGRPAEFLRVLGYPAIGSAIMGAGVFLVRASVPLDSPLATFALLVATGVLLYALVMLGIEHRFDYGMGDIVRTAHEAVR, from the coding sequence GTGTCGATCAAGACTCTCGTCCGAGCCCTCCGACGGTTCGTCCCGAGCGGGGACGTGACCGAGCGTGCGGTCAAGAGCGGCATCTGGGTCGCGCTGATCAACGTCGTCGATCGGGCGCTCCTGCTCGGCATGCAGGTCGCGCTGCTCCTGCTGCTCAGCCCCACCGAGATCGGGTTGATGGGGATCGCGATGCTGGTGCTCGCGGGGCTCAAGCAGTTCTCGCACCTCGGCGTCGACGCCGCGCTCGTCCAGCGCGAGGAGTCGAACGTCGACGCGTACCTGAACACGGCGTGGTGCCTGAACATCGCCCGGGGGGTCGCGCTCGCGACCGTCGCCTACCTGCTCGCCCCGTGGGCCGCAGCGTTCTTCGACGCGCCGCAGGCGACGGCGATCATCCGGTTCGTCGCGCTCACGCCGCTGCTCTCGGGGCTCGTCAACCCGGGCGTCCTCTACTTCCAGAAGGGCCTCGAGTTCCACAGACAGTTCGGGTACACGCTCAGCAGCACCGTCGTCCGCGTCGTCGTGACGCTCGGCTACGCCCTCGTCTCCCCGTCTGTGTGGGCGCTCGCGGTCGGGTTCGTCGCCGGACAGACGGCCCTCGTGTTCTCGTCGTACCTGCTCCACGACTACCGCCCGTGGCCGGCGTTTCGCGTCGACGCCGCGCGCGAGATGCTCGGGTACGGCAAGTGGATCTTCGGCTCGTCGGTCGTCGGCTTCCTCCACGGACAGGGCGACGACGCGTTCGTCGGCTGGTTCCTCGGCGCGTCCGCGCTCGGCCTCTACCAGCCGGCGTACCGGTTCTCGAACGCGCCCGCGACCGAGATCTCCCAGACCCTCTCGCAGGTGACGTTTCCGACCTTCTCGAAGCTCCAGAACGACGTCGCACAGCTCCGCACGGGGTTCCTGCGCACGATCCAGCTCGTCGCGTTCGCGTCGTTCCCGATGGCGGTCGGGATCGCCCTCGTCACCCCGTCGTTCGTCGCGTTCCTCGGCGACGAGTGGCTCCCGATGATCCTCCCCATGCAGTTGCTCGCCGTCTACGGTCTCCTGCGGTCGATCAGGTCGCCGACGACGCCGCTGTTCCGGGCGGTCGGGCGGCCGGACTACCAGACCAAGATCAAGACGCTGAAGCTCGCCCTGATCGTCGCGTTCATCTACCCGGCGACCGCGGAGTGGGGGCTCGCCGGGACCGCGCTCGTGATCGCGGCAAACGAGTTCGTGACGACCCCCATCGCCGCGTACCTCTCGCTGCGCGTCGTCGACGGCCGACCCGCCGAGTTCCTCCGCGTCCTCGGCTACCCCGCGATCGGCAGCGCGATCATGGGCGCGGGGGTGTTCCTCGTCCGGGCGAGCGTCCCCCTCGACTCGCCGCTCGCGACGTTCGCCCTGCTCGTCGCGACGGGCGTCCTGCTCTACGCGCTGGTGATGCTCGGGATCGAACACCGGTTCGACTACGGCATGGGCGACATCGTTCGGACCGCCCACGAGGCGGTCAGGTGA
- a CDS encoding FkbM family methyltransferase, which yields MVSVSLGTGTYTLASAIDALAGVPASARMVGAKAARLLRERRFGQFVGYVGEVVTRRNPYYRSVARRSSSRFVRREVQGNEMYLDLEDEGISRTLIAYGVHEQLSTDAFEDELRRLGERVDGEVTVLEIGANIGYFCLLEAGILGEDAHIYAIEPEPGNLDLFERNLELNGYEDRVEIERCAIGDRTGPAELELSEQSNRHAIRVAETVRTTDTVTDGGRAGDAVATERIPVRQETVEGFLAERECSPEAVNVVRMDVEGYEANVFDGMGGVLAAPGPTVVHVELHPIYLTEIEIDRILSALDENGFEIASVVTSEGVANVHRQCRWHGKALDVDDFDELRRTMLEREYWIELVVRK from the coding sequence ATGGTCTCTGTATCACTCGGTACCGGAACGTACACGCTCGCGTCAGCGATCGACGCGCTCGCCGGCGTTCCCGCGTCGGCGCGGATGGTGGGCGCGAAGGCGGCGCGGTTGCTGCGGGAGCGGCGGTTCGGGCAGTTCGTCGGCTACGTCGGGGAGGTCGTCACCCGGCGGAACCCGTACTACCGGTCGGTCGCGCGTCGGAGTTCCTCGCGGTTCGTGCGCCGCGAGGTACAGGGGAACGAGATGTACCTCGACCTCGAAGACGAGGGGATCTCCCGGACGCTCATCGCCTACGGCGTCCACGAACAGCTCTCGACTGACGCGTTCGAGGACGAACTTCGCCGGCTCGGGGAGCGGGTCGACGGCGAGGTCACGGTGCTCGAGATCGGGGCGAACATCGGCTACTTCTGCCTGCTCGAAGCGGGCATCCTCGGGGAGGACGCGCACATCTACGCGATCGAGCCGGAGCCGGGCAACCTGGATCTGTTCGAGCGGAACCTCGAACTCAACGGCTACGAGGACCGCGTCGAGATCGAACGGTGCGCCATCGGCGACCGCACCGGTCCGGCCGAACTGGAGCTGAGCGAGCAGTCGAACCGACACGCGATACGGGTGGCCGAGACCGTCCGGACGACTGACACCGTCACGGACGGCGGGCGGGCGGGGGACGCGGTCGCGACCGAGCGCATCCCGGTCCGCCAGGAGACCGTCGAGGGGTTCCTCGCGGAGCGGGAGTGTTCGCCCGAGGCCGTCAACGTCGTTCGAATGGACGTCGAGGGGTACGAGGCGAACGTCTTCGACGGGATGGGGGGCGTCCTCGCCGCCCCCGGTCCGACGGTCGTGCACGTCGAACTACACCCGATCTACCTCACCGAGATCGAGATCGACCGGATCCTCTCGGCGCTCGACGAGAACGGGTTCGAGATCGCGTCGGTCGTCACGAGCGAGGGTGTCGCCAACGTCCACAGACAGTGTCGGTGGCACGGGAAGGCGCTCGACGTCGACGACTTCGACGAACTGCGCCGGACCATGCTCGAGCGGGAGTACTGGATCGAACTCGTCGTTCGGAAGTGA
- a CDS encoding nucleotidyltransferase family protein, whose product MVTETERNERGGTVIERGTGPGAATTAERRTVRENGASAKRRTEGAILERLFDEFNERDVRYVVPRKYDLLPETPRGDVDIYVDAAEFETAIDVCERLGFETPTTARQSTLQPIVSNAAELLEHAVRSPTEAAATLLRAPERVVQLVRPNTSHKQGYVNRKLQGGGVKLDLRNHLAYTSTSDGSQIRVDPSVERRLFDRRRLHEGFYVPMAADELTHLVAHCVFDKHGVFSGYYVDRCDALVEEVTADQRKDEAFRELLSDVFYGADELVYDSVTEGRYDAIRSKLFRFDEY is encoded by the coding sequence ATGGTGACAGAGACCGAACGGAACGAGAGGGGCGGAACCGTGATCGAGCGGGGGACCGGACCGGGAGCGGCGACGACGGCGGAGCGCCGCACCGTGCGGGAGAACGGAGCGAGCGCGAAGCGCCGAACGGAGGGAGCGATCCTCGAACGGCTGTTCGACGAGTTCAACGAGCGGGACGTCCGCTACGTCGTTCCTCGAAAGTACGACCTGCTGCCGGAGACGCCGCGCGGCGACGTCGACATCTACGTCGACGCGGCCGAGTTCGAGACGGCGATCGACGTCTGCGAGCGGCTGGGATTCGAGACGCCGACGACGGCGCGTCAGTCGACCCTCCAGCCGATCGTGTCGAACGCGGCGGAGCTGCTGGAGCACGCGGTCCGATCGCCGACCGAGGCGGCGGCCACGCTGCTCCGAGCGCCCGAGCGCGTCGTGCAACTCGTCCGCCCGAACACGTCGCACAAGCAGGGGTACGTGAACCGGAAACTGCAGGGCGGGGGAGTCAAGCTCGATCTGCGGAACCACCTGGCGTACACCTCGACCTCGGACGGATCTCAGATCCGGGTCGATCCGAGCGTCGAGCGACGGCTGTTCGACCGTCGCCGGTTACACGAGGGCTTCTACGTCCCGATGGCGGCAGACGAACTGACCCATCTGGTCGCCCACTGCGTGTTCGACAAACACGGGGTGTTCTCCGGGTACTACGTCGATCGGTGCGACGCGCTCGTCGAGGAGGTGACCGCCGACCAGCGCAAGGACGAGGCGTTCAGGGAGCTACTGTCGGACGTGTTCTACGGCGCGGACGAACTCGTCTACGACTCGGTGACCGAAGGCAGATACGACGCGATCAGGTCGAAGCTCTTCCGGTTCGACGAGTACTGA
- a CDS encoding PHP domain-containing protein, with protein MLSVELHTHSELSYDGRDPVELILQQAEAVGLDAVAVTDHDEIDASLEMAEVASEYGLVGIPGMEITSQAGHVLGLGLRERVPAGLPFSETLDRIREQGGVSIVPHPFQKSRHGVAPHISRDELASADAIEVYNSRLLTGRSNRQAERFAERRGLPMTAGSDAHIAEMIGQAVTHVATEDRTVEGILDAVVAGETTVVGKRTPWRISFRQAGGAVKRRAVLAMTSLF; from the coding sequence GTGCTGTCGGTCGAGCTTCACACGCACTCCGAACTCTCGTACGACGGCCGGGATCCCGTCGAACTGATCCTCCAGCAGGCCGAAGCCGTCGGTCTCGACGCCGTCGCCGTCACGGATCACGACGAGATCGACGCCAGCTTGGAGATGGCGGAGGTCGCCTCGGAGTACGGCCTCGTCGGCATCCCCGGGATGGAGATCACGAGCCAGGCGGGACACGTCCTCGGTCTGGGGCTTCGGGAGCGGGTTCCGGCCGGACTCCCGTTCTCGGAGACGCTCGACCGCATCCGCGAACAGGGCGGCGTCTCGATCGTCCCGCACCCCTTCCAGAAGTCGCGCCACGGCGTCGCCCCCCACATCTCCCGCGACGAGTTAGCGAGCGCGGACGCCATCGAGGTGTACAACTCCCGGCTCCTCACCGGGCGCTCCAACCGGCAGGCCGAGCGCTTCGCCGAGCGCCGCGGGCTGCCGATGACCGCGGGCAGCGACGCGCACATCGCCGAGATGATCGGCCAGGCGGTCACGCACGTGGCGACGGAAGACCGCACCGTCGAGGGGATCCTCGACGCCGTCGTCGCGGGCGAGACGACCGTCGTCGGCAAGCGCACGCCCTGGCGCATCAGCTTCCGACAGGCCGGCGGCGCGGTCAAACGCCGGGCGGTACTCGCGATGACCTCGCTGTTCTAG